The genomic stretch AGGCGCAGCGATCGGGTCGTCTTCGCCGTCGGCGGCAGCCGGGGCAGCGGCGGCGGCGGCCGGAGCAGCAGCGGCAGCCGGAGCGGCGGCTGCGGCGCCGCCTTCAACGATGGAGCCCAGCACTTCGTCGGACAGAACGGTGTCGCCTTCGTTCTTGACGATTGCGCCCAGCACGCCGTCGGCGGTGGCCAGCACTTCCAGCACGACCTTGTCGGTCTCGATGTCGACGATCAGCTCGTCACGCTTGACGGCGTCGCCCGGTTGCTTGTGCCAGGTGGCAACGGTGCCGTCGGCGACCGATTCCGGGAAAGTGGGGGCTTTGATCTCGATAGCCATTGTCTGTGGTTCCTTAAATTCGGTTTCAGGTGCGCGAAGGCGTTAAACGGTAAACGCGTCTTGCAGCAGTTGTTCCTGCTGCTCGGCGTGCATCGATGCGTAACCGCATGCAGGTGCGGCCGATGCCTCACGGCCCGCGTACTCGAGTACGAGAGACTTGTTGAGGTTGCCGACGCTGCGACGCAGGTGGTGCTGGCTGCAGTACCAGGCGCCCTGGTTCATAGGCTCTTCCTGACACCAAACGGCGTGTTTCACGTTGGTGTAAGGCGCCAGGACTTCCTTCAGGTCGTCCTCAGGGAACGGGTACAGCTGCTCGATACGCACGATGGCGATATCTTCACGACCTTCGGCACGGCGTTTTTCCAGCAGGTCGTAGTAGACCTTGCCGCTGCACAGGACAACGCGCTCGACCTTTTTCGGGTCCAGTGCATCGATTTCCGGGATAACGGTCTGGAACGAGCCTTCGGCCAGATCTTCCAGGGTCGAGATGGCCAGCTTGTGGCGCAGCAGCGACTTCGGCGTCAGGACCACCAGCGGCTTGCGCAGCGGACGGATCACTTGACGACGCAGCAAGTGGTAGATCTGGGCCGGGGTGGTCGGCATGCACACCTGGATGTTGTGCTCGGCGCACAGCTGCAGGTAACGCTCAAGGCGTGCCGAGGAGTGCTCGGGGCCCTGGCCTTCGTAGCCGTGCGGCAGCAGCATGGTCAGACCGCACAGGCGGCCCCACTTGTGCTCGCCGCTGGTGATGAACTGGTCGATCACGACCTGCGCACCGTTGGCGAAGTCGCCGAACTGGGCTTCCCAGATCACCAGCGCGTTCGGCGTGGTGGTCGAGTAGCCGTATTCGAACGCCAGCACGGCCTCTTCCGACAGGAACGAGTCGTACAGCTCGAAACGCGGCTGACCTTCGAACAGATGCTTGAGCGGAACGTAGGTGCCGGCATCTTTCTGGTTGTGCAGGACGGCGTGGCGGTGCGAGAACGTGCCGCGGCCGATATCCTGACCGGTCATGCGGATCGGGTGACCTTCGAACGCCAGGGTCGCGTACGCCATGGTTTCGGCGTAGCCCCAGTTGATCGGCAGGCCGCCGGCTTGCATCTTCTGACGGTCTTCGTAGATCTTGGCGACCTGACGCTGAACCACGAAGCCTTCCGGAATCTCCAGCAGCTTGGCGGACAGTTCCTGCAGGGTCTTGAGGTCGAAGCGGGTGTCGTGACGCGCGGTCCAGGCGTGGCCCAGGTACGGACGCCAATCGACGAACAGCTCTTTGTTCGGCTCCTTGACCAGGCTCTTCACCACGTGCAGGCCGTTGTCCAGCGCGTTGCGGTACTCGTCGACCTTGGCCTGGACGCGCTCGGCGTCGAGCACACCGCTCTGGGTCAGACGATCGGCGTACAGCTCACGGGTGGTGCGCTGCTTGGTGATCTGCTGATACATCAGAGGCTGGGTGCCGCTCGGCTCGTCGGCTTCGTTGTGGCCGCGGCGACGGTAGCAGACCAGGTCGATCACCACGTCGCGCTTGAACTGCATGCGGTAGTCGATGGCCAGCTGGGTCACGAACAGCACGGCTTCCGGATCGTCGCCGTTCACGTGAAGGATCGGCGCCTGGATCATCTTCGCAACGTCGGTGGCGTACTCGGTGGAACGCGAGTCCAGCGGGTTGCTGATGGTGAAGCCGACCTGGTTGTTGATCACGATGTGCACGGTGCCGCCGGTCTTGAAACCGCGGGTCTGCGACATCTGGAAGGTTTCCATGACCACGCCCTGACCTGCGAACGCAGCGTCACCGTGGATGGAGATCGGCAGCACCTTCTCGCCGGTCGGGTCGTTGCGGCGGTCCTGACGGGCGCGCACGGAACCCTCGACCACCGGGGAAACGATTTCCAGGTGGGACGGGTTGAACGCCATCGCCAGGTGGACTTCGCCACCGGAGGTCATCACGTTGGACGAGAAGCCCTGGTGGTACTTCACGTCGCCGGAGCCCAGCTCGACCTTCTTCTTGCCTTCGAACTCGTCGAACAGCTCGCGCGGGTTCTTGCCGAAGGTGTTGACCAGCACGTTCAGGCGGCCGCGGTGGGCCATGCCGATCACGACTTCCTTGGTGCCGTAGGAACCGGAACGCTGGATCAGCTCGTCAAGCATCGGAATCAGGCTTTCGCCGCCTTCCAGGCCGAAACGCTTGGTGCCCGGGTACTTGGTGCCCAGGTACTTCTCCAGGCCTTCGCCGGCGGTGACGCGCTCGAGCAGGTGGCTCTTGATGTCGGCGGAGTAGGTCGGACGGCCGCGTACGCTTTCCAGACGCTGCTGGAACCACTGGCGCTGCTCGGAATCGGTGATGTGCGTGAATTCAGCGCCGATGGTGCGGCAATATGTCTGCTGCAACGCTTCGTGAATTTCGCGTAGGCTCGCCTCCTCCTTGCCGATGAACAGGTCGCCGGCACGGAAGGTCGTATCAAGATCGGCATTGGTCAAGCCGTAGTGATTGATCGACAGGTCTGCCGGTGCAGGACGCTGCCACAGCCCCAGCGGGTCAAGCTGGGCTGCCTGGTGGCCACGCATACGGTAGGCCTGGATCAATCGCAGCACTTCAACTTGCTTCTTCTCGTGCTCACTGCTCACGCTGCCGGCGGAAACCGGCTGGGCGCGGCGCTGGTTCTTTGCCAGCAGCACGAAATGATCGCGAATCGTGGAGTGCGAAACATCGGTGGCAGAGCTGCCGTCGGCTGGCAGCTTCTGAAAGTAGGTGCGCCACTCTTCTGGCACAGCGTTAGGGTCGTGCAGGTAGAGCTCATAAAGCTCTTCCACATAGGCAGCGTTTCCACCTGAAAGGTAGGCGCTGTTCCACATGCGCTGCATCACGCTTTCTTGCATGCTTGGTCACCCTCGGTTAGGGGAACACCATCGGTGTCGACACCG from Pseudomonas ekonensis encodes the following:
- a CDS encoding 2-oxoglutarate dehydrogenase E1 component produces the protein MQESVMQRMWNSAYLSGGNAAYVEELYELYLHDPNAVPEEWRTYFQKLPADGSSATDVSHSTIRDHFVLLAKNQRRAQPVSAGSVSSEHEKKQVEVLRLIQAYRMRGHQAAQLDPLGLWQRPAPADLSINHYGLTNADLDTTFRAGDLFIGKEEASLREIHEALQQTYCRTIGAEFTHITDSEQRQWFQQRLESVRGRPTYSADIKSHLLERVTAGEGLEKYLGTKYPGTKRFGLEGGESLIPMLDELIQRSGSYGTKEVVIGMAHRGRLNVLVNTFGKNPRELFDEFEGKKKVELGSGDVKYHQGFSSNVMTSGGEVHLAMAFNPSHLEIVSPVVEGSVRARQDRRNDPTGEKVLPISIHGDAAFAGQGVVMETFQMSQTRGFKTGGTVHIVINNQVGFTISNPLDSRSTEYATDVAKMIQAPILHVNGDDPEAVLFVTQLAIDYRMQFKRDVVIDLVCYRRRGHNEADEPSGTQPLMYQQITKQRTTRELYADRLTQSGVLDAERVQAKVDEYRNALDNGLHVVKSLVKEPNKELFVDWRPYLGHAWTARHDTRFDLKTLQELSAKLLEIPEGFVVQRQVAKIYEDRQKMQAGGLPINWGYAETMAYATLAFEGHPIRMTGQDIGRGTFSHRHAVLHNQKDAGTYVPLKHLFEGQPRFELYDSFLSEEAVLAFEYGYSTTTPNALVIWEAQFGDFANGAQVVIDQFITSGEHKWGRLCGLTMLLPHGYEGQGPEHSSARLERYLQLCAEHNIQVCMPTTPAQIYHLLRRQVIRPLRKPLVVLTPKSLLRHKLAISTLEDLAEGSFQTVIPEIDALDPKKVERVVLCSGKVYYDLLEKRRAEGREDIAIVRIEQLYPFPEDDLKEVLAPYTNVKHAVWCQEEPMNQGAWYCSQHHLRRSVGNLNKSLVLEYAGREASAAPACGYASMHAEQQEQLLQDAFTV